TGGATTTGAATGGAGAGAGCCTGGGTGTTCTATGTGTCTGGGGATGAATCCAGATCAAGTGCCTGAGGGAGAGCATTGTGCATCTACTTCCAATCGGAATTTTGAAGGACGACAAGGGAAGGGTGCGAGAACACATTTAGTCAGCCCTGCGATGGCGGCCGCAGCAGCGCTTTATGGTCATTTCGTTGATGTGAGAAAGGAGAGTTATGATGGAGCCATTTCATATTCATAAAGGTACTGTTGCTGTACTAATGAATGATAACATTGATACAGATCAAATCATTCCAAAACAGTATTTAAAGAGGATTGAACGAACTGGTTTTGGGAAATTTTTATTTGATGAATGGCGTTATGAGGACGACAGGAAAGAGAATCCAGATTTCCCACTAAATGCACCTGAGCGAAAAGGAGCAAGCATATTAATTACAGGTGAAAATTTCGGCTGTGGTTCATCAAGAGAGCATGCGCCATGGGCACTTGCTGACTATGGATTTCGTGTTATTATCGCGGGGGGATTTGCAGACATTTTTTATATGAATTGTACGAAAAATGGTATGCTTCCTATCATTATGGAAAAGGAAATGCGTGAAAAGCTAGCAGCTGTGGATCCAAGAGATGTGATAGAAGTTGATTTAGAGAATGAAGTGATTACAACTCCGCTACATCGTTTTCATTTTACAATCGAAAAGATGTGGAAAGAAAAGCTATTAAGTGGTTTAGATGAAATCGGAATCACGCTTCAATATGAACAAAACATTGAAGAATATGAACGAGAAACAGCTCGCTAATTTGTTTAGTGAGCTGTAATAAAAAACACAAAAAGGTTTGAATTTTGTTTACATTCTGAATTCTGTGTTATATACTATGTGAAAATAAGAGGAGAAAGGGAGTAAGGATAATGTTTACATTACAATCTATCAATATGCTTACACAACTACATCATCATACATAAACCCTTGAACCTAGCGTGAACAACGTGTAGGTACAAGGGTTATTCCCGTTGTACCTACATCCTATGAAGGGGCCTTGTAGGTATTTTTTCTACAAGGCTCTTTTTATTTTGTTCGTGATTGTTCTAGTGTGCATACACTAGAAGGGGAAAGTTTGGTGAACAGAATTGAAAGGAGTGTAAAGCAGTATGACAAAATGGAAACGAGCAAATCCAGATGGAACAAGAGATTATGTATTTGAAGAGTGTACATTAATAGAAGAAGTTGAACAAAAATTACGACGTACTTTTTTAGAAAGAGGCTATGAGGAAATACGAACGCCTACGATTGAATTTTATGATGTCTTTTCTTTTCGGAATCGGCCGATAGATGAAGAGAAAATGTATAAGTTTTTTGACCAACAGGGACGCATTATCGTGTTAAGGCCTGATATGACAATTCCACTTGCAAGAGTAATAGGAACCCACGGTGAGGAAGCGCCTGTAAAATTAACATACAGCGGGAACGTGTTTCGAGCGAATGAATCACTATCTGGAAAATACAATGAAATCATTCAAACAGGTATTGAAATAATTGGGATTGATAATATACGTGCTGAAATTGAATGTATCGTAAGTGCAATTCATGCTCTTCAAGCTGTAGGGATTCAGGCTTTTACAATAGAATTAGGGCAAGTTCAGTTATACAAATGTATTGTTAAAAAGCTGTCATTTGGAGAAGAAGAGGAGTCGCTCTTACGTACGTATATTGAAAGTAAAAATTATGCAGAGTTATCCCGTTTTTTACAAGAAAAGAATTTAGATCGACGTGATGAAACTGTACAGTTACTTGAAAAATTACCAAGATTATTCGGAAAACTCGAAGTAATTGAAGAAGCGGAAAAGCTTGCTTCAAACTATGAGATGAAGCAAGCAATCGCGCGGATAAAAGAAATCTATAAAACGATTGAAAAATTAGGATATGGTTCGTATATATCAATTGATCTTGGGATGATTCAACATTTGCATTATTATACAGGAGTTATTTTTAGAGGTTATATATATGATGTTGGGGGAGAAATTGTTAGTGGCGGAAGATATGATGAATTGCTTGGTAATTTTGGAGAACCGATGTCAGCAGTCGGCTTAGCTGTACAAGTAAATCAAATTGTCCGGACATTACAAGAACAGCAAAAACAATTCAAACGAAAAAAATTAGATATGATCATTCATTATTCTTTGGATAGGATAGCAGAAGCAGAAAGACTATGTGGTTTACTTCAGAAAGATGGGTGGAAAGTGGAATTATCTATGTTTGAGAATTTGCAAGATACATTTCAGTTTGCGAAGAAGAAAGGGATTATAAAAGTGATCGAAGCGACTGGAAAAGCATTAGTGGAATATGTGTGGAAAGAAAAATGGGTGATACAGAAAGAAGGGGAAACCTCATGCGTAACATTCAAATTGCGTTAACAAAGGGGAGGCTTGAAAAACATGTCATTCCACTGTTTGAAAAGATTGGGATTGATTGTTCGGAACTGATGGATAAAGGAAGAAAGCTTGTATTCCAAAGCGCTAGTAGGAATGTTTCATTCATTCTAGTGAAAGCAGTAGATGTTGCAACTTATGTGGAACATGGTGTTGCAGACATTGGTATTGTTGGAAAAGATATTTTAATGGAATATGAGAAAGATATATATGAAATGGTGGATTTAGAAGTAGGATGTTGTAAGTTTTGTGTCGCTTCTATCCCAACATATAATCCGAAAGGCTATCGGAAAAAGAGAATTGCTACAAAATATCCGCATATTACTTCCACTTATTTTCGTGATAAGGGAGAAGATGTAGAAATTATTAAAATAGAAGGTTCGGTAGAAATCGCTCCACTTCTTGGATTAGCAGATGCGATTGTTGATATTGTAGAGACGGGAAAAACATTACAAGAAAATGGATTGATTGTATTTGAAGAAATGTATTCAATATCAGCTCGCATGATTGTAAATAAAGCTGCTTTAAAAACAAAAAAAGACGAAATATTCGATATTATCAATAATATGGAGTGTGTAATCACTGCAGATAAATAAAGGAGGGACCCTGGGTGGAGGTAATATCTGAAAACTACACGGAAGCGCTGAAGAGAATAAAACAGTTAAGAGAACAGGCTAATATAATAGAAGAAACTGTACAGATACGCGTAAGAGAAATTGTTGAGCGGGTGAGAGAAAGGAAAGATGAGGCGCTATTTTCTTATACAAAAACTTTTGATGGAATTGAATTACAAAAGTTACGTGTTGCAAAAGAAGAAATTGAAAAAGCGAGTGAATATGTAGAATCTTCATTTCTAGAAGCATTGCAATGCGCAAAGAAAAACATCATCTCATACCATGAAAAACAAAAAAGGCAATCCTTTTTAGATTGTGAAAACGAAGGTGTGATTCGTGGGCAACTGATTAGACCATTGCAAACAGTTGGTGTATATGTACCAGGAGGAACTGCATCTTATCCGTCATCGGTACTCATGAATGTATTACCTGCTAAAATTGCCGGTGTTCAGAAAGTTGTAATGGTAACACCACCAGGGAAAGAGGGAATAGATCCACATATTTTAGCAGCTGCTGAAATTGCCGGTGTAGATGAAATTTATACCGTAGGTGGTGCACAAGCTATAGCGGCATTAGCATATGGGACGGAATCGATTCCGAAAGTCGATAAAATTGTCGGTCCAGGGAATATATATGTGGCTTTTGCAAAACGTGAGGTATTTGGAGCTGTTCATATCGATATGATTGCTGGACCATCTGAAATCGTTGTAATTGCTGACAAAACTGGAAATGCGTCTTTTATCGCAGCAGACTTATTATCTCAAGCTGAGCATGATGTGAGGGCAACAGCGATTTGTATTACAACTTGTGTAGAACTTGCTAAAGAGATAGAAAGAGAAATAAAGCAGCAACTTCGAGTATTACCAAGAAGTGAAATAGCTCGTGAGTCGATAGAAAGAAACGGAGCAATTCTCGTTGTTCCTTCGCTAAATCACGCGTTTCAATTGTCGAATGAAATAGCACCGGAGCATTTAGAGTTGCATATAAATGAGCCGATGAATGCCTTGGCATATATTCAGCATGCGGGTTCGATTTTTATTGGACCGTATGCCCCAGAGCCTCTTGGAGACTATTTTGCAGGACCGAATCATGTACTGCCAACAAGCGGAACAGCGCGTTTCTTTTCGCCGTTATCAGTTGATGATTTTGTGAAAAAATCGAGCTTTGTATCATATACAAAAGAAGCGTTACAAAACGTTCAACACCATATTACAATGCTCGCCGATAAAGAGGGATTACACGCGCACGCGAGAGCAATTCAAATTCGATTTGAGGAGGAGAAATAATGCGTGAGGCAAGTCAAGTACGGGGAACGACAGAAACAAAAATTAAACTGAGTTTACACTTAGATGAAAGTACAGACGTTTCAATTCAAACAGGGGTTGGATTCTTTGATCATATGCTAACTTTGTTTGCGAAGCATGGCAGATTTGGTTTGCAAATTGAAGCAGAAGGTGATGTGTTTGTTGACGCTCATCATACTGTTGAAGATGTTGGGATTGTGCTTGGAAACTGTTTGAAAGAAGCATTGCAAAATAAAGAAGGTATTAACCGCTATGGAGCAGCATATGTACCAATGGATGAAGCATTAGGTTTTGTAGCGATTGATATAAGTGGACGATCTTATCTTGTCTTTCAAGGTGAATTGAAAAACCCTAAGTTAGGAGATTTTGATACAGAACTGACAGAAGAGTTTTTCAGAGCGGTTGCTCATGCAGCGAATATAACACTACATGCTCGCATTTTATATGGCAGTAATACCCACCACAAAATTGAAGCGTTATTTAAAGCGTTTGGACGTGCACTGCGTGAAGCGGTAGACAAAAATGACAAAATTGTTGGTGTAAACTCTACGAAAGGACTGTTGTAATTGATTGCAATTGTAGATTATGGAATGGGGAATATTCGCAGTGTTGAACAAGCGTTAACACGTATTGGGGCTGAGCATATTGTAACAGATGATAAAGAGAGGATATTACAAAGTGACGGTGTGATCTTACCAGGAGTTGGGGCTTTTCCAAAAGCGATGATCGCTTTGCAGGAAAAAGATCTTGTTTCAGTGATTCAAGAAATTGGAGTGCAAGGAAAACCACTCCTTGGCATTTGTTTAGGGATGCAGCTTTTATTTGAAGAAAGTGAAGAAATAGAGAGAACGAAAGGGTTAGGTTTGTTGCCAGGACTAATTCGAAAGCTGGAAGTTCCTTATAAAATCCCGCATATGGGTTGGAATCAATTAAAGAAGAAACGAGAAATTAAGTTGTGGAATGAAGTAGAAGATGGTTCATTTGTGTATTACGTTCATTCCTACTATGCAGATTGTCCAAGTGAGATTGTATGTGGCAGTAGTGACTATAAGATTGATATTCCAGGGATTGTTGCGAAAGGAAATATATTTGGGGCACAGTTTCACCCTGAAAAAAGCGGTGATATCGGAATACAAATGTTAAGAAATTTTAAAGGAGTGGTAGAATCATGGAAATCTTCCCAGCTATCGATTTAAAACAAGGACGGTGTGTTAGGCTTTATCAAGGAGAATTTAATAAAGAAACAGTTATGAATGAAGATCCAGTTGCTCAAGCATTATTGTTTGAAAAATTAGGAGCAAGAACATTGCACATTGTTGATCTAGATGGAGCGGTTGCAGGTCAATCAATGAATCTTTCCGTAATTGAGGATATATGTAAAGCAGTTCGAATTCCGGTTCAAGTAGGCGGAGGAATACGTTCTCTCGAAACGGTTGAAATGTTACTGTCAGTAGGAGTGAAAAAAGTCATTTTAGGAACGGCAGCATTGTATGATCGTCCTTTTTTAGAAGAAGCAGTTCGTTTATATGGAGAAAACATTATTGTTGGTATTGATGCGAAAAACGGTTACGTTGCAACGAGAGGCTGGTTAGATGTATCTGAAATTTCTTATATCGACCTTGCGAAGAAAATGGAAAGTGTCGGCGTACAAACAATCATTTTTACAGATATTGCAAAAGACGGTACGTTAGAGGGTCCGAACTTTGAGCAATTGCAATTACTACAGAAGGCGGTGGCAATCCGTATTGTTGCATCAGGCGGCGTATGCTCATTGCAAGATGTACAGAAGTTAAACGATATGAATGTATATGGCGTTATTATTGGAAAAGCGCTATATAAAAAAACAATTGATTTAGAAGAGGCATTGCAGGTGACAAAGATATGTTAACGAAGCGAATTATTCCATGTTTAGATGTGAAAGGCGGCCGCGTTGTAAAGGGCGTGAATTTTGTAGGATTACAAGATGTTGGTGATCCTGTTGAAATAGCTGCTTTGTATAATAAAGCAGGTGCAGATGAAATTGTTTTTTTAGATATTACGGCGACGCATGAGGGGAGAAAAACAATTATAGATGTTGTAGAGAGAGCGGCGTCGAAAGTGTTTATTCCGCTTACAGTAGGTGGCGGGATTGCAACTGTTCAAGATATGTATGCCTTGCTAAGAGCAGGCGCGGACAAAATTTCACTTAACTCAGCGGCAGTACGAAATCCAAATTTAATTGAGGAAGGTGCCGAACATTTCGGTTCTCAATGTATTGTGGTCGCAATTGATGCAAGGGAAGTAAAAGAAAATAAATGGAATGTATATGTAAACGGTGGACGGATTGATACGGGAATCGATGCTGTACAATGGGCAAAACAGATAGAACAGTTAGGAGCTGGTGAAATTTTACTTACGAGTATGGATGCAGATGGGACGAAGGATGGCTATGATATTCGTTTAACAGAAACAATTTCAGAAGCTGTTTCGATTCCAGTTATTGCGTCAGGAGGATGTGGAAGCGCAGAGCATATTGTAAAGGTGTTTCAAAAAACATCGGTAAATGCAGCATTAGCAGCCTCTATTTTTCACTATGGTGAGGCAACAGTGCAAGAGGTGAAGCGAAAATTACAAGAAGCGAAAATTGAGGTGAGAATATGACACCTGATTTCTCCAAGGGATTGTTGCCAGCTGTTGTGGTAGAAGAAGAAACAAAAGAAGTTTTGATGCTAGCATATATGAATGAAGAAGCATATAAAAAAACGTTAGAAACGAAGAAAACATGGTTTTATTCACGTTCGCGGCAAGCGTTATGGAACAAAGGAGAAACGTCTGGGCACATGCAGTATGTTCAGTCTCTTTATTTAGATTGTGATCAAGATTCGATTGTAATTATTGTTAAGCAAGTAGGACCAGCTTGTCATACAGGAGAGAAAACATGCTTTCATTATAAAATCATATAGGGGGACCTGAGGATGGAAGACGTACTGAAGTCTTTATATGAAACCATTGAGCAGCGTAAAGAAAGTCCAATTTCGGAATCATATACAAATTATTTATTTACAAAAGGTGAAGATAAGATTTTAAAAAAAATAGGGGAAGAGTGTACAGAAGTGGTAATCGCTGCAAAAAATGATGATAAAGAAGAACTTATAAAAGAAATGGTCGATGTGATTTATCATTGCTTTGTTTTACTAGCCGCAAAAAATATTCCATTAGAAGATGTGTTAGAAGAAGTGAAAGAGAGACAAGGAAAGCTCTCAAAAACAGGAGAGCGTAAAGAAATTGATACGTTATAAGGGGGGGGAACTATGAAAGTGGATTATCACCTTCATTTAGAAGAGGGGCCGTATTCGCTAGGGTGGTTGGCGAGAATAAATCAATCAATAGAATATTATCAACCGTTAGAAGAAGAGCGGCATTCGATTGAATGGCTTATGAAAACACAAGAACGCTTGCAAAAAAGAGTACAAGAGGGTCCATTTACAATAGAGTGGATTGATTTCTATTTAGAAGAAGCACTGCGAAAAGGAATAAAAGAAGTTGGTATTGTTGATCACTTATATCGTTTTTATGAGGCGAAGGAATATTATGAGAAATATGTAGACATTAGTGAGTCAAAGCTCGGTCGTCTGCAGAAAGAATGGCTAGATCAAGTGCGAGTAGCATCGATTTCTGATTTTACAAAAGCAATCCAAGAGGCAAAGGAGCGCTGGAGAAAAAGAGGAGTAGTACTGCGTCTAGGGATTGAAGCTGATTATTTTATGGGTGGGGAAGATGAATTACAAAAATTATTGGCATTAGGAGATTGGGATTACGTAATTGGTTCTGTGCATTTTATTGATGGATGGGGATTTGATAACCCAGATACGAAAGAATATTTCGAAAACCATCAGCTAAGTACATTGTATGATGTATTTTTCACAACAGTTGAAAAGGCCGTTCGTTCGAGAGTGTTTGATATTGTAGCGCATCTTGATAATATAAAAGTATTTAATTATCGATTAGATGAAAATGTACAGATTCCACATTACGAAAGAATTGCTAAGGCATTAATAGAAACAAATACAGCAACGGAAGTAAATGCTGGATTATATTATCGTTATCCTGTTCGAGAGATGTGTCCAAGTCCACTTTATTTACAAGTGTTGGCAAAATATAAAGTGCCAATTACTCTTTCATCAGATGCTCATTACCCAAATGATTTAGGAAATTATGTCCAAGAAAATGTGAAAACATTACGTAATCATGGTATTTCTCATGTTGCTACATTTGAAAAACGGGTGAGGAAGATGCAACTGCTTGAAGAAGAATCGGTAATTGTTTCAAAGTAAAACATGATTTCGTGATGAAAACCTTTCTTTTTGCTCAAAATAAGAAAGAATGATAAAGGAGGGTTTTAAATGGTAAAACAAAATAATAAACAGAGTATGAAAGTGACGAATCAAAGTTATACTTCCCAAACGAACGAGGAAGTTGATTCTGTAGTACAAGAACAAATTAGTGATACGGTAGCAGAGGGAACGATTGATGCAAAGCTGGGAAAACAATCTAGTGAAGAACAATAAGTAAAAGGGGAGATATCCATCTCCCCTTTTCTTATGAGAAAAAGTGTCGATTTTCAAAACTGTAATCAAATTTCTTGGCTTTTTTGACATAGATTTCTTACAATAAAATGTAAGGAAGTTCTCATTTTTAAATAGAAGAGGTGCTTAGTAATGGCGAAAATATTAGTAGCAGGAAATATTCCAGAAATCGGATTACAGTTATTACAAAATCATGAAATAGAAATGTATGACAAAGAAGAGTTAATCAGTACCGAAGAATTAGCAAAGCGAGTTAAGGATAAAGATGCACTGTTAAGTTTACTTTCTACAAAGGTAACAAAAGAAGTGATTGATGCAGCATCAAATTTGAAAATTATTGCCAACTATGGTGCAGGTTACGATAATATTGCTTACAAGTATGCAGCAGAAAAAGGAGTTGTAGTTACAAATACACCGAAAGTTTCAACAGAAGCAACAGCAGAGTTAACATTTGCTATTCTTTTAGCGGCTGCAAGACGAATTCCAGAAGGAGATACACTATGTCGTACAGTGGGATTTAATGGCTGGGCACCACTCTTTTTCCTCGGCCGAGAAGTATATGGGAAAACAATTGGAATCATCGGTCTTGGTGAAATTGGAAAAGCAGTTGCGAAACGTGCAAAAGCATTTGGAATGAATGTGATGTATACAGGTCCAAACCGTAAGTATGAGACAGAAAGTGAAATAGAAGCAACATATGTAACATTAGAAGAACTATTACAAACAGCAGACTTTATTACGATTAATTGTGCGTATAATCCAAGTCTTCATCATATGATTAATGAAGAACAATTTAAAATGATGAAGAAAACAGCATATATTATAAATGCAGCACGTGGTCCAATTATGAATGAACTAGCGCTTGCTCATGCGTTAGAGACAAATGAAATTGAAGGGGCAGCTCTTGATGTATTTGAGTTTGAACCGAAAATTACAGAGAGATTAAAGGGACTGAAAAATATTGTCCTTACTCCGCATGTTGGAAACGCAACATTTGAAACTCGTGACGCTATGGCTGAAATGGCAGTGCGTAACATTTTAGCTGTATTAGAAGGAGAAGAACCATTAACACCTGTAAACCAAAAGGAATTTGTTACAAAATAGAAAGAACCCTTCCAACTGGAAGGGTTCTTTCTATTTTTCTTTATTTGCTCGTTTTTTATGAGAAGGTCTTTGCCTAATAAATTGAGATAACATAAACAAAATATAAAGTGGAATAGCAATGAATAGAAATACTGAAATGTTGCCAAAACTTGTTTTATACATTGTATAAATACTGCCAATTAAAAATAGTGTAACAATGATACTGTATCGTGGAATTGGCACATCTTTTAAACTTGGGATGCGAATACGGCTTACCATTAAAAATGCAAACGTTACAAATACTGTAATGAGGACAATTTTTGGAATGGTATGTGAAAACAATGTTAAGAAGGCAACAAGTCCTCCTGCTGCAGTAATAGGAACGCCAGTGAAATATTTCATAGAAGTAGAGGAAGGCGTTACATTGAATCTTGCTAAGCGATATGCTCCGAACAGAGGGAATAGGCCTGCTATGTATAGTCCGATAATTCCGTAATTGGAAAAGGAAGTGTAGTACATTAAAACTGCAGGCGCAGCACCGAATGTTACAACATCTGCGAGTGAATCAAGTTCTTTTCCCATTTGTGAATCAACACGCAATAAACGAGCAACCCGACCATCAAGACTATCTAACATCATCCCGATTAGTACTAAAATAGCAGCTGGTTTATAATACCCTAAAGATGCATAGCCGATTGATAAAAATCCACTGTATAAATTTCCGAGCGTAAATAAGTTTGGAATTGCTGCTCTATACAAAATCTGATCCCTTGCTTTCTGTAATAAATTCTTAATTAGTGTATGAAAGTTTACTTGTTTTATCATAACATAAATTTCTTTCCACGTACGAAAAAATTCCCATTTTGTGAAAGATTTCATCAAGTGAAATCGTATTCAGTGATGTGGTTCATTAAGGCAGGCTTTCATGAGTAGTTTATCCCTTGTCTAACTTTTTTATCATTTTAACCGAGAAGACCCCCTCCTCTAAACGAAGTGAAGGTGGGGGGAGTTCAATTCTACTGAGCTTTGAGTTGGGGAGAGATTTTGTTAGATAAGATCATCATGTTTATGAAAGGGTAAAAATTTAATTAAGAAATAAGCAACCTCAAATTGTTATCATTTAAGGTTGCTTTTAGGGTTATTCAAATTTAGTTATCATTGTTCCCGTTTTGTATTTATTGTTAGGATCAAATCGTAATAAATCGCCATAGATAAGTTTATCAGAATAACTTAATTCTGTTTTTGATTTTTCAATATATGGCTGGCAAATTGCTAAATCAATAGATTCACCTGTGCTTTTTTTATAGCACATATTTTTTGTATAAACATAATCGTTTGTTACGAAACTACCATCACGCATAATCATAAGTGGATGCTCATTTTTTGCAAATAAATCGGTACCAAACTCAATGGATTGGTTTGTTTTGACACCAAGTAAATGGAGCAATGTTGGTTTTATATCGATTTGTCCAGATACTTTAGAAATAACTTTTCCTTCTTGACCAGGTACATGAATAATAAGTGGTACACGTTGCAATTGCATCGAATCAAATGGAGTTATGGATTCTTTACCGAGAAATTGTGCCATAGCAGCATTATGATTTTCAGAAATACCGTAATGATCTCCGTAAATAACAATAACTGAGTTATCGTATAACCCTTCATCTTTTAATCGATTGATAAATAGTTTCAGAGATTCATCTGTATAGCGAACGGTTGGGAAATAACGATTTAGTACACCACTCTCAGAATTATACTCATTAATATATTGATCTTCTGGATTTAAAAGAAATGGGAAATGATTTGTTAATGTAATAAATTTTGTATAAAACGGTTGTGGTAAAGATTTAAGCTTGGAGATCGATTGTTCAAAGAACTCTTTATCTTTTAGTCCCCATCCAACAGACATTTGTTCTGTTCCTGTATAATCATTTAGGTTAAAATAACGATCGTATCCGAGTGCTGGATACATTACATCACGATTCCAGAAAGTTTTATCATTCGAATGGAAGACTGCGGAATAATATCCATATTTTTTTAACTGCTCAGGAGTTGCTGTGTACTCATTGTTTGCATGTGTAAAGAATACAGAGCCACGGTCTAATGGATATAATGAATTTTCTACAATAAATTCGGCATCG
This sequence is a window from Bacillus pseudomycoides DSM 12442. Protein-coding genes within it:
- the hisH gene encoding imidazole glycerol phosphate synthase subunit HisH, translated to MIAIVDYGMGNIRSVEQALTRIGAEHIVTDDKERILQSDGVILPGVGAFPKAMIALQEKDLVSVIQEIGVQGKPLLGICLGMQLLFEESEEIERTKGLGLLPGLIRKLEVPYKIPHMGWNQLKKKREIKLWNEVEDGSFVYYVHSYYADCPSEIVCGSSDYKIDIPGIVAKGNIFGAQFHPEKSGDIGIQMLRNFKGVVESWKSSQLSI
- the hisG gene encoding ATP phosphoribosyltransferase — protein: MRNIQIALTKGRLEKHVIPLFEKIGIDCSELMDKGRKLVFQSASRNVSFILVKAVDVATYVEHGVADIGIVGKDILMEYEKDIYEMVDLEVGCCKFCVASIPTYNPKGYRKKRIATKYPHITSTYFRDKGEDVEIIKIEGSVEIAPLLGLADAIVDIVETGKTLQENGLIVFEEMYSISARMIVNKAALKTKKDEIFDIINNMECVITADK
- the hisA gene encoding 1-(5-phosphoribosyl)-5-[(5-phosphoribosylamino)methylideneamino]imidazole-4-carboxamide isomerase; amino-acid sequence: MEIFPAIDLKQGRCVRLYQGEFNKETVMNEDPVAQALLFEKLGARTLHIVDLDGAVAGQSMNLSVIEDICKAVRIPVQVGGGIRSLETVEMLLSVGVKKVILGTAALYDRPFLEEAVRLYGENIIVGIDAKNGYVATRGWLDVSEISYIDLAKKMESVGVQTIIFTDIAKDGTLEGPNFEQLQLLQKAVAIRIVASGGVCSLQDVQKLNDMNVYGVIIGKALYKKTIDLEEALQVTKIC
- the leuD gene encoding 3-isopropylmalate dehydratase small subunit, coding for MEPFHIHKGTVAVLMNDNIDTDQIIPKQYLKRIERTGFGKFLFDEWRYEDDRKENPDFPLNAPERKGASILITGENFGCGSSREHAPWALADYGFRVIIAGGFADIFYMNCTKNGMLPIIMEKEMREKLAAVDPRDVIEVDLENEVITTPLHRFHFTIEKMWKEKLLSGLDEIGITLQYEQNIEEYERETAR
- the hisZ gene encoding ATP phosphoribosyltransferase regulatory subunit, which produces MTKWKRANPDGTRDYVFEECTLIEEVEQKLRRTFLERGYEEIRTPTIEFYDVFSFRNRPIDEEKMYKFFDQQGRIIVLRPDMTIPLARVIGTHGEEAPVKLTYSGNVFRANESLSGKYNEIIQTGIEIIGIDNIRAEIECIVSAIHALQAVGIQAFTIELGQVQLYKCIVKKLSFGEEEESLLRTYIESKNYAELSRFLQEKNLDRRDETVQLLEKLPRLFGKLEVIEEAEKLASNYEMKQAIARIKEIYKTIEKLGYGSYISIDLGMIQHLHYYTGVIFRGYIYDVGGEIVSGGRYDELLGNFGEPMSAVGLAVQVNQIVRTLQEQQKQFKRKKLDMIIHYSLDRIAEAERLCGLLQKDGWKVELSMFENLQDTFQFAKKKGIIKVIEATGKALVEYVWKEKWVIQKEGETSCVTFKLR
- a CDS encoding DUF4025 domain-containing protein encodes the protein MVKQNNKQSMKVTNQSYTSQTNEEVDSVVQEQISDTVAEGTIDAKLGKQSSEEQ
- the hisD gene encoding histidinol dehydrogenase — encoded protein: MEVISENYTEALKRIKQLREQANIIEETVQIRVREIVERVRERKDEALFSYTKTFDGIELQKLRVAKEEIEKASEYVESSFLEALQCAKKNIISYHEKQKRQSFLDCENEGVIRGQLIRPLQTVGVYVPGGTASYPSSVLMNVLPAKIAGVQKVVMVTPPGKEGIDPHILAAAEIAGVDEIYTVGGAQAIAALAYGTESIPKVDKIVGPGNIYVAFAKREVFGAVHIDMIAGPSEIVVIADKTGNASFIAADLLSQAEHDVRATAICITTCVELAKEIEREIKQQLRVLPRSEIARESIERNGAILVVPSLNHAFQLSNEIAPEHLELHINEPMNALAYIQHAGSIFIGPYAPEPLGDYFAGPNHVLPTSGTARFFSPLSVDDFVKKSSFVSYTKEALQNVQHHITMLADKEGLHAHARAIQIRFEEEK
- the hisB gene encoding imidazoleglycerol-phosphate dehydratase HisB, yielding MREASQVRGTTETKIKLSLHLDESTDVSIQTGVGFFDHMLTLFAKHGRFGLQIEAEGDVFVDAHHTVEDVGIVLGNCLKEALQNKEGINRYGAAYVPMDEALGFVAIDISGRSYLVFQGELKNPKLGDFDTELTEEFFRAVAHAANITLHARILYGSNTHHKIEALFKAFGRALREAVDKNDKIVGVNSTKGLL
- a CDS encoding histidinol phosphate phosphatase domain-containing protein, which encodes MKVDYHLHLEEGPYSLGWLARINQSIEYYQPLEEERHSIEWLMKTQERLQKRVQEGPFTIEWIDFYLEEALRKGIKEVGIVDHLYRFYEAKEYYEKYVDISESKLGRLQKEWLDQVRVASISDFTKAIQEAKERWRKRGVVLRLGIEADYFMGGEDELQKLLALGDWDYVIGSVHFIDGWGFDNPDTKEYFENHQLSTLYDVFFTTVEKAVRSRVFDIVAHLDNIKVFNYRLDENVQIPHYERIAKALIETNTATEVNAGLYYRYPVREMCPSPLYLQVLAKYKVPITLSSDAHYPNDLGNYVQENVKTLRNHGISHVATFEKRVRKMQLLEEESVIVSK
- the hisE gene encoding phosphoribosyl-ATP diphosphatase gives rise to the protein MEDVLKSLYETIEQRKESPISESYTNYLFTKGEDKILKKIGEECTEVVIAAKNDDKEELIKEMVDVIYHCFVLLAAKNIPLEDVLEEVKERQGKLSKTGERKEIDTL
- the hisI gene encoding phosphoribosyl-AMP cyclohydrolase, with amino-acid sequence MTPDFSKGLLPAVVVEEETKEVLMLAYMNEEAYKKTLETKKTWFYSRSRQALWNKGETSGHMQYVQSLYLDCDQDSIVIIVKQVGPACHTGEKTCFHYKII
- the hisF gene encoding imidazole glycerol phosphate synthase subunit HisF, giving the protein MLTKRIIPCLDVKGGRVVKGVNFVGLQDVGDPVEIAALYNKAGADEIVFLDITATHEGRKTIIDVVERAASKVFIPLTVGGGIATVQDMYALLRAGADKISLNSAAVRNPNLIEEGAEHFGSQCIVVAIDAREVKENKWNVYVNGGRIDTGIDAVQWAKQIEQLGAGEILLTSMDADGTKDGYDIRLTETISEAVSIPVIASGGCGSAEHIVKVFQKTSVNAALAASIFHYGEATVQEVKRKLQEAKIEVRI